From a single Candidatus Thorarchaeota archaeon genomic region:
- the rpmC gene encoding 50S ribosomal protein L29, producing the protein MARLTAQDIRNLTPEERERRLEDLYDQLSSLRTEVATGGGTENPYQIRQVKKTIARILTVEREEELGVPR; encoded by the coding sequence ATGGCAAGACTTACCGCTCAAGACATCAGAAACCTCACACCTGAGGAACGTGAAAGAAGGCTAGAAGATTTGTATGACCAGCTTTCAAGTCTTCGTACAGAAGTCGCGACAGGTGGGGGAACTGAGAATCCATATCAGATTCGACAAGTGAAGAAAACCATTGCGCGTATTCTTACAGTCGAGCGAGAAGAAGAACTGGGGGTACCCCGATGA
- a CDS encoding 30S ribosomal protein S8, translating into MTLLDPLADAMSTIYNSELVGKPEISIAPASSLIERVLRVMQMTGYIGEFERIDDGKAGRFRVQLMGRTNKCGVVKPRFPVKHDGYEKFEKEYLPAYDYGVLIITTPQGVMTHRQAKKRGIGGRLLAYVY; encoded by the coding sequence ATGACATTATTAGATCCATTGGCTGATGCGATGTCAACCATCTATAACTCGGAATTAGTCGGAAAACCAGAAATATCCATCGCTCCAGCATCTAGTCTGATTGAGCGAGTACTTCGAGTCATGCAAATGACTGGATACATCGGAGAATTCGAAAGAATTGATGATGGAAAAGCAGGTAGATTTAGAGTTCAACTGATGGGCCGTACGAACAAGTGCGGAGTAGTCAAACCGAGATTTCCAGTCAAACATGATGGTTATGAGAAGTTTGAGAAAGAATACTTGCCCGCCTATGATTACGGTGTTCTCATAATCACTACCCCTCAAGGGGTCATGACACATCGACAAGCCAAGAAACGTGGAATTGGTGGAAGATTACTGGCTTATGTATATTGA
- the rplX gene encoding 50S ribosomal protein L24 has protein sequence MTKDSPKSPSKQRKRIHQGSIHSHKNMFNVRLDEFLREEYGLRSMKLKKGDLVKIMRGRFRETEGTVERLDYKEVRVYLDSATTEKADGTEINVPIHPSNLMLLQPEMDDEREERIEKRMMRSMESE, from the coding sequence TTGACGAAAGATAGTCCAAAATCCCCGAGTAAGCAACGGAAACGCATTCATCAGGGTAGTATACATTCACACAAGAATATGTTCAATGTGAGACTAGATGAATTTCTGAGAGAAGAATATGGTCTCAGATCTATGAAACTCAAGAAAGGCGATTTAGTCAAAATTATGCGCGGGCGATTCAGAGAAACAGAAGGTACTGTTGAACGACTCGATTACAAGGAAGTAAGAGTCTATCTCGATAGTGCAACTACTGAGAAAGCAGATGGCACGGAGATAAATGTGCCAATCCACCCCTCAAACCTCATGCTTCTCCAACCTGAAATGGATGACGAGAGAGAAGAACGAATAGAGAAGAGAATGATGCGAAGCATGGAGAGTGAATAG
- a CDS encoding molybdenum cofactor guanylyltransferase encodes MEDTCVAILCGGQSKRFRSNKSLARFRQEPLISHMIGIARKISNSVFVVVSNSEQKQQIQPLIGDIRVVLDPKGYPDCPLTAALAAFKACQKQFCQLFPTDTPLLKPALIELVFQLQNNHDAVVPRWPSGYIEPLHSLYKTAAAMPKAKNLLASQSLKMRNLVNALENVLFISIEILRQADPDLDSFKNANTREELCQLEEL; translated from the coding sequence ATGGAAGATACTTGTGTTGCAATCTTATGTGGAGGTCAATCCAAGAGATTTCGTAGCAATAAGTCATTAGCGAGATTTCGCCAAGAACCACTCATCTCACATATGATCGGGATTGCACGAAAAATCTCCAATTCGGTGTTTGTTGTTGTATCAAATAGTGAACAAAAGCAGCAAATCCAGCCTCTCATCGGCGACATTCGAGTAGTTCTAGATCCAAAAGGTTATCCCGATTGTCCACTCACTGCGGCTCTAGCTGCCTTCAAAGCGTGTCAGAAGCAGTTCTGCCAATTGTTCCCAACTGACACCCCATTACTCAAACCGGCCCTCATTGAACTGGTTTTCCAACTTCAGAACAACCATGATGCGGTAGTACCGCGTTGGCCTTCTGGTTACATTGAGCCGCTCCATTCACTATACAAGACTGCAGCAGCGATGCCTAAAGCCAAGAATCTGCTTGCCAGTCAGTCTCTCAAAATGAGAAACCTTGTGAATGCACTAGAAAATGTGCTATTCATCTCTATAGAAATCTTGAGACAAGCAGACCCTGATTTGGACAGCTTCAAGAATGCAAACACAAGAGAAGAGTTATGTCAATTGGAAGAGTTGTGA
- a CDS encoding 50S ribosomal protein L5, giving the protein MSIPNEELYIQDWQAYPMRQPKIAKVVVDMCTSGGDELDKAETILEKLTHQKPVYSRAKQTVREFGIRRREPIGVRVTLRHEKAENFLERALEAKENILLIKNWDQSGNFAFGIEEHINIPGIEYDPDLGIQGMNITVCVERPGFRIKRRRKRQKKIPYRHRLTPEESMVFIKEKFGIEILEKERERTYLF; this is encoded by the coding sequence ATGAGTATACCAAATGAAGAACTGTACATCCAAGATTGGCAAGCATATCCAATGAGACAGCCGAAGATAGCGAAAGTAGTTGTTGATATGTGCACTAGTGGTGGAGACGAGCTAGACAAAGCTGAGACGATTCTTGAGAAACTTACACACCAAAAACCCGTTTACTCGAGAGCGAAACAGACGGTTCGAGAGTTTGGTATTCGCCGTAGAGAGCCTATAGGAGTAAGAGTCACGCTTCGACACGAAAAAGCAGAAAACTTCTTGGAAAGAGCACTTGAAGCCAAAGAAAATATACTCCTAATCAAAAATTGGGACCAGAGTGGCAATTTCGCATTTGGAATAGAGGAACATATCAACATTCCGGGTATCGAATACGACCCAGATCTCGGCATACAGGGCATGAATATTACGGTATGTGTAGAGAGGCCTGGTTTCAGAATTAAGCGAAGGAGAAAACGGCAAAAGAAGATACCATATCGCCACAGACTTACACCAGAAGAAAGCATGGTATTCATCAAGGAAAAGTTTGGCATTGAGATTCTCGAGAAGGAAAGGGAGCGAACATATCTCTTCTGA
- a CDS encoding 50S ribosomal protein L22, giving the protein MPNYGYSIIGLDPDKTAVASGRNMRCSPKHCVEICNEIRGEMLHDALDLLDKVIDEEAWIPYKKYKKKGAHHSGMKKWHTGGHPVKASKKIREVLVNAEANADHKGLDIDRLRIKHAATQKGRTYKKYIQRAFGRSTEYFEHTAHVEIVLEEVG; this is encoded by the coding sequence ATGCCCAATTACGGATATAGCATAATAGGCCTAGACCCGGATAAAACAGCCGTGGCTAGTGGTCGCAACATGAGATGCTCCCCCAAGCATTGTGTGGAGATATGTAACGAAATCAGGGGTGAGATGTTACATGATGCTCTAGACCTTCTTGATAAGGTCATAGATGAAGAGGCCTGGATTCCATACAAGAAATACAAGAAGAAAGGGGCCCACCACTCTGGAATGAAGAAATGGCACACTGGCGGACATCCGGTAAAGGCATCGAAGAAGATTCGGGAAGTCCTAGTTAATGCAGAGGCAAATGCTGATCATAAAGGTCTCGACATAGACCGCCTCAGAATCAAGCATGCAGCTACGCAAAAAGGACGGACCTACAAGAAGTATATCCAACGGGCATTTGGAAGAAGTACAGAGTACTTCGAACATACGGCACATGTCGAAATCGTGCTTGAAGAGGTTGGCTAA
- a CDS encoding 30S ribosomal protein S3, with the protein MSAIKHFIEQNVKKLTIDEFLSRELNTAGYGGLEIKEGPMRTDIIIYASRPGVVIGRRGSNVRELTYTLETQFMLDNPQVEVSEIENPWLNAQVMASRIARQMERGVRFRRMVYWIINRIMRAGAEGCEIIVKGKLSSRRGRYQKFRKGTITKTGEPARAFVDEADDIAILKPGSIGIKVRIMKADTKIPGRIHVKEPKDREKEEPRLLAEPEEEKEEEEEEAVEEVPEGITDLEELRELEELDELELVEEEPAQEVHEEEQTESAEEEKDEEPTVAETESTLEELEELDELDPSTEETKEEE; encoded by the coding sequence ATGTCGGCGATCAAACATTTCATCGAGCAGAACGTGAAGAAACTCACCATTGACGAGTTTCTAAGCCGTGAGCTGAACACAGCTGGATATGGGGGTCTTGAAATCAAGGAAGGACCCATGAGAACTGATATCATCATTTACGCCTCACGACCGGGTGTTGTGATTGGTCGGCGAGGATCAAATGTTCGAGAATTAACGTATACGCTCGAAACACAGTTCATGCTAGACAACCCGCAAGTTGAGGTTAGCGAAATAGAAAACCCATGGCTCAACGCTCAGGTGATGGCCTCCAGAATTGCAAGGCAAATGGAGCGTGGGGTTAGATTCAGAAGAATGGTCTACTGGATCATCAACAGGATTATGCGGGCTGGAGCCGAGGGCTGTGAGATTATTGTTAAGGGCAAGCTATCAAGCAGGCGTGGTCGCTACCAGAAGTTCCGAAAAGGAACCATCACAAAAACGGGTGAACCCGCCAGAGCGTTCGTTGACGAAGCTGATGATATTGCGATTCTGAAACCAGGATCAATTGGAATCAAAGTTAGAATCATGAAAGCAGACACCAAAATCCCTGGTAGAATTCACGTTAAAGAACCAAAAGACAGGGAGAAAGAAGAACCGCGTCTTCTTGCCGAACCTGAAGAAGAAAAGGAAGAAGAAGAGGAAGAAGCAGTTGAAGAGGTGCCTGAAGGTATCACTGACCTTGAAGAATTACGTGAACTTGAAGAACTTGACGAGCTGGAGCTGGTAGAAGAAGAGCCAGCTCAAGAAGTTCATGAGGAAGAACAAACCGAATCTGCTGAAGAAGAAAAAGATGAAGAACCAACAGTAGCAGAAACCGAGAGCACCCTGGAAGAGCTCGAGGAGCTAGATGAACTCGATCCATCTACTGAAGAAACTAAGGAAGAGGAGTAG
- a CDS encoding ribonuclease P protein component 1: MRIQPENIVRHELVGLKAHVAQSTDPTQISNKGQVIRESKNMLELKIASGTVKISKCNAVFDFSLPDGRVVRVDGNILQGRPEERMKQKLKRRW; the protein is encoded by the coding sequence ATGAGAATTCAGCCCGAAAATATCGTTAGACACGAGCTGGTGGGACTAAAGGCCCACGTAGCACAATCAACGGATCCAACCCAGATTTCAAACAAAGGACAGGTCATTAGAGAAAGCAAGAATATGCTGGAACTGAAAATTGCCTCTGGCACTGTCAAGATCTCAAAGTGTAACGCAGTATTTGATTTCTCACTTCCAGATGGCAGAGTTGTTCGAGTCGACGGAAATATCCTGCAAGGACGACCTGAGGAAAGAATGAAACAGAAGCTCAAGAGAAGATGGTAA
- a CDS encoding CoB--CoM heterodisulfide reductase iron-sulfur subunit A family protein: MSEKRIGVFICHCGSNIAGVVDVEKVVEEVKDLPNVVHAEDYKYVCSKPGQQIITDRIKEERLDRVVIAACSPRMHERTFRETMRNAGLNPYKLEIANIREHNSWIHADEPEAATEKAIDLVRMAIARDRLLEPLEEPEVEIEKSTMVVGAGIAGISAALDLANGGFTVYLIEKEPSIGGNMARIDKTFPTLDCSSCILTPRMAEVEAHPNIELITMAEVEKVDGYVGNFDVTVKQKPRYVDVEKCTSCGDCADVCPVDVPADFDANLTYRNAIYVPFAQAVPSAYILDMDSCLGVDVVRCGKCQNECEAEAINYDDKERLIEFTVGTIIVATGYSVFDATEKQEYGYLEFPNVVNIMEVERMLSSSGPTQGHVVRPSDLAEPEKIVYIQCVGSRDQQTNQYCSRVCCMTAIKQARMLRDKTGADIYIFYIDLRTFGKGYEEFYEETAEAGVNFIRGRVGEIQQDDRTYNLIVRGEDTLLSKPMELEEVDLVVLSTGVVAPQSVDNVAKVLNLSRSPDGFLLEAHPKLRPVETFGEGVFIAGMAQGPKDIPDTVAQAKGAASGAMALMGRGKITLEPYYSVVDEDKCAGCHMCISVCPYNAIAANERNHAEVNPALCKGCGTCTAACPNGAITSQHYTDGQISAMIDEYLTAKD; this comes from the coding sequence ATGTCTGAGAAGAGAATTGGAGTATTCATTTGCCATTGTGGCAGCAACATTGCCGGTGTTGTGGACGTTGAGAAGGTCGTAGAGGAAGTCAAGGATCTACCAAATGTAGTCCACGCTGAAGACTACAAGTATGTTTGCTCTAAGCCAGGACAACAAATCATCACAGACCGGATAAAGGAAGAGCGGCTTGACCGGGTTGTCATAGCAGCGTGTTCTCCAAGAATGCACGAACGTACTTTTAGGGAGACCATGAGAAACGCAGGTCTCAATCCTTACAAACTGGAAATAGCGAATATTCGGGAACATAATAGTTGGATACATGCTGATGAACCCGAAGCTGCAACAGAGAAAGCTATAGATCTCGTGAGAATGGCCATAGCCAGAGATAGACTTCTTGAACCATTGGAAGAGCCCGAGGTCGAAATCGAGAAATCGACAATGGTCGTTGGAGCCGGCATCGCCGGGATATCAGCCGCCCTAGATCTAGCCAATGGTGGATTCACGGTCTACTTGATTGAAAAAGAACCTAGTATTGGCGGAAATATGGCAAGAATCGATAAGACTTTTCCGACGCTTGATTGTTCTTCCTGCATTCTCACACCCAGAATGGCAGAGGTAGAGGCACACCCGAACATCGAACTGATTACGATGGCTGAAGTTGAGAAGGTTGATGGTTATGTAGGCAACTTCGACGTAACTGTGAAGCAAAAGCCAAGATATGTAGATGTTGAGAAATGTACCTCATGCGGGGATTGTGCGGATGTTTGTCCAGTTGATGTTCCAGCAGATTTTGATGCGAATCTAACATATAGGAATGCGATTTATGTTCCCTTCGCACAAGCAGTGCCTTCGGCATACATTCTAGATATGGATAGCTGTCTGGGAGTAGATGTCGTGAGATGTGGAAAGTGTCAGAATGAATGCGAAGCCGAAGCTATCAACTACGATGACAAAGAGAGACTGATTGAGTTTACGGTAGGAACCATAATCGTAGCAACGGGATACAGTGTATTCGATGCTACTGAGAAGCAGGAATATGGCTATCTGGAGTTTCCGAATGTTGTCAATATCATGGAAGTCGAGCGGATGCTAAGCTCCTCAGGTCCCACCCAGGGACATGTTGTCCGGCCATCTGACTTGGCTGAGCCAGAGAAGATTGTCTATATCCAGTGCGTCGGTAGTCGGGATCAACAAACAAACCAATACTGCTCTCGAGTTTGCTGTATGACTGCTATCAAGCAGGCACGGATGCTTAGAGACAAAACCGGAGCTGACATATACATCTTCTATATCGACCTTCGAACCTTTGGAAAAGGTTATGAAGAATTCTATGAAGAAACTGCTGAAGCAGGGGTGAATTTCATCCGTGGGCGTGTTGGAGAGATTCAGCAAGATGATAGGACTTACAACCTGATAGTTCGGGGTGAAGACACTCTTCTCAGCAAACCAATGGAACTCGAGGAAGTCGATCTGGTAGTCCTATCAACGGGTGTCGTCGCACCACAATCCGTAGACAATGTCGCCAAGGTGCTAAACCTGAGTAGATCGCCCGATGGATTCCTTCTTGAAGCACATCCGAAACTGCGTCCCGTGGAGACGTTTGGTGAGGGGGTTTTCATTGCAGGGATGGCACAGGGACCAAAAGACATTCCAGATACGGTAGCACAGGCAAAAGGAGCAGCTTCTGGGGCAATGGCGCTTATGGGAAGGGGTAAGATAACCCTAGAGCCATACTACTCCGTTGTTGATGAAGACAAATGTGCAGGCTGCCACATGTGCATTTCAGTTTGTCCGTACAATGCGATAGCAGCAAATGAAAGAAACCACGCAGAAGTGAATCCTGCACTCTGCAAAGGCTGTGGAACCTGTACGGCAGCATGTCCAAACGGAGCTATAACCTCACAGCACTATACCGACGGACAAATTTCGGCTATGATAGATGAGTATCTTACAGCCAAAGACTGA
- a CDS encoding 30S ribosomal protein S14 produces MTNNDKNETKPRGKGNRTCMRCGTHQGIIRRYNLNLCRRCFREVAEKLGFRKYS; encoded by the coding sequence ATGACGAACAATGATAAAAATGAGACGAAACCGAGAGGCAAAGGGAATAGAACTTGTATGCGCTGTGGTACACATCAGGGCATTATTCGTCGATACAATCTAAATCTTTGCCGGCGTTGCTTCAGAGAGGTAGCGGAGAAACTCGGATTCCGTAAATACAGCTAA
- a CDS encoding 30S ribosomal protein S17: MAKGENVVRNIGIPGVDPPEEVCDDPHCPFHGHLPVRGKIMEGVVTSTEMHSTITFQMDYISLVKKYSRYERRRTKKHAHLPPCIKVKKGDQVKVVECRPLSKNVSCVVVSAQSPISVKEE; this comes from the coding sequence ATGGCAAAGGGTGAAAACGTAGTCAGAAACATCGGTATTCCCGGAGTAGACCCTCCAGAGGAAGTTTGTGATGATCCGCATTGTCCGTTTCATGGACATTTGCCCGTAAGGGGAAAAATCATGGAAGGAGTGGTAACAAGTACAGAGATGCACAGTACAATCACCTTCCAGATGGACTACATATCTCTTGTCAAGAAGTATTCCCGATATGAACGTCGCCGAACAAAGAAACATGCACACTTACCACCTTGTATCAAAGTCAAGAAAGGTGACCAAGTGAAAGTAGTCGAATGTAGACCACTTAGCAAGAATGTTTCCTGTGTTGTTGTGTCAGCACAATCGCCAATTTCAGTAAAGGAGGAGTAA
- a CDS encoding 4Fe-4S binding protein has product MPKHAKEIVIDEELCKGCHICISVCPKDVLEKADEVDSRGFFLPVVKDLESCVVCRLCEMECPDFAISVVEDK; this is encoded by the coding sequence ATGCCAAAGCATGCAAAGGAAATTGTCATTGATGAAGAGCTGTGCAAAGGCTGTCACATCTGCATCTCCGTTTGCCCTAAAGATGTCCTGGAAAAGGCGGACGAGGTGGACAGTAGAGGGTTCTTTCTTCCTGTAGTTAAGGACTTGGAATCTTGCGTTGTGTGCAGACTGTGTGAGATGGAATGTCCCGATTTTGCCATCTCCGTTGTTGAAGACAAATAA
- a CDS encoding 30S ribosomal protein S4e, translating into MVRRGQKKHQKRLPAPKHWPIPRKENKFVARVMPGPHPKEHCLTLTLLLREVLGYAENMREVKAILSSGQLKVDGIIRKDPRFPVGLMDIIHIESSDERFRLLPHVKGGFQLHPIDEEEAKVKLCRIEKKQMVPGGKVQITLHDGRNILLPEDEDPSSYSPYDTLKITVPGHDILKVIPLKDGVDTLVTRGKNVGMEGSITKIRKQLGTHASTVTIQDRQGDRFETALDYIFAVGEDKPEISLGGDSK; encoded by the coding sequence ATGGTACGCCGCGGACAGAAAAAGCACCAGAAACGTTTGCCAGCACCGAAACATTGGCCCATTCCAAGAAAGGAGAACAAATTCGTTGCTAGGGTTATGCCGGGACCACATCCAAAAGAACATTGCCTTACATTAACTCTCTTACTGAGAGAAGTTCTTGGGTACGCCGAAAACATGCGTGAAGTAAAGGCGATACTTTCGAGTGGGCAGTTGAAAGTAGATGGAATCATACGCAAAGATCCAAGATTCCCGGTTGGTCTTATGGATATCATCCATATAGAATCTTCAGATGAGAGATTCCGTCTTTTGCCTCATGTGAAAGGTGGATTTCAACTACATCCCATTGATGAAGAGGAAGCGAAAGTCAAGCTTTGTAGAATTGAGAAGAAACAGATGGTTCCGGGAGGGAAAGTTCAGATTACGCTCCACGATGGAAGGAACATATTGCTTCCTGAGGATGAGGACCCATCAAGTTACTCTCCTTATGATACACTCAAAATCACGGTACCTGGACATGACATACTGAAGGTCATTCCGCTCAAGGATGGGGTAGATACACTGGTCACACGTGGGAAGAACGTCGGTATGGAAGGATCCATTACAAAAATTCGGAAACAACTCGGTACTCATGCGAGTACTGTAACAATTCAAGATAGACAGGGCGATAGGTTTGAGACCGCCCTGGATTACATCTTTGCTGTGGGAGAAGATAAGCCCGAGATTAGCTTAGGGGGCGATTCTAAATGA
- a CDS encoding alpha/beta fold hydrolase, whose amino-acid sequence MTDVKVLATEFTSEGETIRGNFVLPTTEGPFPGVCKFHGLPGGPDQVGGIATRLAKAGFAVLVFDFRGFRKSDGLFTLSGEIADAKEAITHLMQSVFVCDSWVGVYGASYGAAVAVCTAAYDERIDTVVLRAPVYDTLWFAKSPIIKPAVETIIKTDSSQINGIEDPRIRKQILQRMIDDAEIHNPMNEIAKVSPIALLIIHGTDDVSIDLAGVKRLYERAGDPKELVLMEGADHELSDNVAYEQTMQSTVKWFVKQWKKSQQHRKLSKGA is encoded by the coding sequence ATGACAGATGTAAAGGTACTTGCGACCGAATTCACCTCTGAGGGTGAAACTATACGGGGCAATTTCGTTCTCCCCACCACTGAGGGACCGTTTCCAGGTGTCTGCAAATTCCATGGTCTTCCAGGAGGACCTGACCAAGTCGGTGGAATAGCAACAAGGCTCGCTAAGGCAGGATTCGCAGTTCTGGTGTTTGATTTTAGGGGGTTCAGAAAGAGCGACGGATTGTTTACTTTGTCTGGAGAAATCGCTGATGCAAAAGAAGCAATCACTCATCTTATGCAATCAGTCTTTGTCTGTGATTCATGGGTTGGCGTGTATGGTGCAAGCTATGGTGCTGCAGTTGCAGTTTGTACAGCCGCGTACGATGAAAGAATCGATACAGTTGTTCTCCGAGCACCAGTTTACGATACGCTTTGGTTCGCCAAATCACCAATAATCAAACCTGCGGTTGAAACCATCATCAAGACAGATTCCAGCCAAATCAACGGAATTGAAGATCCTCGGATTCGAAAACAAATTCTTCAGAGAATGATTGATGACGCCGAAATTCATAATCCCATGAATGAGATAGCGAAAGTCTCCCCCATCGCTCTTCTTATTATTCACGGGACTGACGATGTATCCATCGATTTGGCTGGTGTGAAGCGGCTCTATGAACGAGCCGGGGACCCAAAAGAACTTGTCTTGATGGAAGGTGCAGATCATGAGCTCTCTGACAATGTTGCGTACGAGCAAACTATGCAGAGTACTGTGAAGTGGTTTGTAAAACAATGGAAAAAATCTCAGCAGCATCGAAAGCTATCAAAAGGGGCATAG
- the hypD gene encoding hydrogenase formation protein HypD, with protein sequence MLEQSEFRDRRYAYAVLKEIERLSSGEAIRIVHVCGTHEHTISTNGIRTVLPDHIDLVAGPGCPVCVCAAEDIDKAIELARRNHIITTFGDMMRVPATDSTLAKERTAGADVRVVYGPNDAVEIARKNPDRETIFVGVGFETTAPTMGVEILKNPPDTFSILTSLKLIPPAMHLLVNLEGFDVDGFITPGHVSTIIGTEVYQKIAHEYSVPCVAAGFEPLDVLESIRMILLQIEEGRAESENEYSRVVRPEGNPAALKILDDAFKIDDAPWRGLGVIEDSGYFIRDEFSEHDTRKKFDFSEMESVDILPGCLCHKVILGMADPTECSLFGNRCTPEDPYGPCMVGHEGTCRIRAESMALQD encoded by the coding sequence ATGTTAGAACAATCTGAGTTCAGGGATCGCCGATATGCCTATGCTGTTCTGAAAGAAATTGAACGTTTGAGCTCTGGAGAGGCCATCAGAATTGTTCACGTCTGTGGCACTCATGAACACACCATCAGTACCAACGGAATCCGTACGGTTCTGCCAGACCACATCGATTTGGTAGCAGGTCCTGGTTGTCCTGTCTGTGTCTGTGCAGCTGAGGATATCGACAAGGCTATAGAACTTGCAAGGCGTAACCACATAATCACTACTTTCGGGGACATGATGCGTGTACCTGCTACCGATTCAACACTGGCCAAAGAACGTACTGCTGGTGCTGACGTTAGAGTGGTCTATGGACCAAATGATGCAGTCGAAATTGCAAGAAAGAACCCTGATAGAGAAACGATATTTGTCGGGGTTGGCTTTGAAACTACCGCACCTACAATGGGTGTAGAGATTCTGAAGAACCCCCCGGATACCTTCTCCATACTCACTTCACTCAAGTTGATACCTCCGGCCATGCATCTATTGGTTAACTTGGAGGGTTTTGATGTAGACGGTTTCATCACTCCCGGTCACGTGTCAACTATTATCGGAACTGAAGTATACCAGAAGATTGCTCATGAATACAGTGTACCATGTGTTGCTGCCGGGTTCGAACCATTAGATGTTCTGGAATCAATCAGAATGATTCTCCTTCAGATTGAAGAAGGGAGAGCGGAATCAGAGAACGAATACTCGCGCGTTGTTAGACCGGAAGGGAATCCTGCTGCTCTTAAGATCCTCGACGATGCCTTCAAAATCGATGACGCTCCTTGGCGGGGACTAGGGGTTATCGAGGATTCAGGCTACTTCATACGAGACGAGTTCTCAGAACATGATACACGGAAGAAGTTTGATTTTTCTGAGATGGAATCTGTTGATATTCTACCAGGTTGTCTCTGTCACAAGGTAATCTTGGGTATGGCGGATCCAACCGAATGCAGTCTTTTTGGCAATAGATGTACACCCGAGGATCCCTATGGCCCATGTATGGTGGGACATGAAGGAACTTGCAGGATCAGGGCTGAGAGTATGGCTCTTCAAGACTGA
- a CDS encoding 50S ribosomal protein L14: protein MPKIARGLPIGARILCADNSGARELEIITVFGYKGTIRKIGKAGIGDLVNVGVIKGKQELRKQVLQAVIIRQRQPYRRPDGSWIQFEDNAAVLVKPGGEPQGSELRGPMAKEVTLKWPRVAAIASKIV from the coding sequence ATGCCGAAAATAGCCAGGGGTCTTCCCATCGGTGCACGAATTTTGTGTGCTGATAATTCAGGAGCCAGAGAATTGGAAATCATTACTGTTTTCGGGTACAAAGGCACTATTAGAAAGATTGGCAAAGCGGGCATTGGTGATTTGGTCAATGTCGGTGTTATCAAAGGAAAACAAGAACTCAGGAAACAGGTGCTTCAAGCGGTAATCATTCGGCAACGGCAGCCCTACAGACGACCGGACGGGTCGTGGATTCAATTTGAAGACAATGCAGCTGTCCTTGTAAAACCAGGTGGGGAACCACAGGGCTCAGAATTACGAGGACCAATGGCAAAGGAAGTTACGCTGAAATGGCCTCGAGTAGCGGCCATAGCATCCAAGATAGTGTGA
- a CDS encoding DUF211 domain-containing protein produces the protein MPQGVRRIVLDVLKPHTPRVTDLAMMLAREERVKGTNITVKEVDQNTESISITLEGNDLDYDTIKEILEQAGAVIHSIDQVIAGEQFVEDVEVEPEDS, from the coding sequence TTGCCACAAGGTGTACGTAGAATAGTTCTGGACGTGCTGAAACCGCACACGCCGAGAGTTACCGATTTGGCTATGATGCTTGCCCGTGAAGAGCGTGTGAAAGGAACGAATATCACAGTCAAGGAAGTTGACCAAAACACGGAGAGCATATCAATAACGCTTGAAGGAAACGACCTTGATTATGATACAATCAAGGAAATCCTTGAACAAGCTGGTGCAGTAATCCACTCAATAGATCAGGTTATAGCTGGAGAACAGTTTGTTGAGGATGTTGAGGTTGAACCTGAAGACTCCTAA